One part of the Ziziphus jujuba cultivar Dongzao chromosome 2, ASM3175591v1 genome encodes these proteins:
- the LOC107417831 gene encoding putative disease resistance protein At3g14460 — MEDLDLLQVRLEKKLRTKKFLLVLDDVWGLNSLQFWDKFKKCFESTKHGSKIIMTTQNEEVAEVVSGLPSYHLRTMSHEDSWQLFQKYTFKRYGFNHVDPELERIGREIVDKCQGLPLAVKSLGHFLSNHQNSYSANDRWKHLLNSNVSDICNLHIKENDILKALWRSYYYLPPHLKQCFAHYSIFPKGYEFNKDDLIKLWMAKDLLEPQNSIGMEKVSKEYFDNLLSRSFFQQSIKGDKSQCLTMHYLVHDFATYIAGKFYCRLEDSNSIKDPEEIRHCSYMDVCFSGDKKYKDLKRAKHLRTLLSLSSLQLDFNKRELKSNNLALAKLLPAFKCLRALSLLNSCISKLPDSIGDLKLLKYLNLSRSKIEEIPETLCTLYNLQTLLLKECRRLRKLPSKMGMLINLRHLDIS; from the coding sequence ATGGAGGACCTAGATTTACTTCAAGTTAGATTGGAGAAGAAATTGAGAACGAAAAAGTTTTTACTGGTTTTGGATGATGTTTGGGGCTTGAATTCTTTGCAGTTTTGGGATAAATTCAAGAAGTGTTTTGAATCAACAAAGCATGGAAGTAAAATCATCATGACAACTCAAAACGAAGAGGTTGCAGAAGTGGTAAGTGGTCTTCCATCTTATCACTTAAGAACCATGTCTCATGAGGATTCTTGGCAACTGTTCCAAAAATATACCTTCAAAAGATATGGCTTTAACCATGTGGATCCAGAGTTGGAAAGAATTGGTAGAGAAATTGTTGATAAGTGCCAAGGTCTTCCACTGGCAGTGAAGTCGCTCGGCCATTTTCTGAGTAATCATCAAAACAGTTACAGTGCTAACGACAGGTGGAAGCATTTACTTAATAGTAATGTTAGTGATATATGTAACTTGCACATAAAGGAGAATGATATTCTTAAAGCTCTATGGAGGAGTTACTACTATTTACCTCCCCATCTCAAGCAATGTTTTGCTCACTACTCGATATTCCCAAAAGGTTACGAGTTCAATAAGGATGATTTGATCAAGTTATGGATGGCTAAAGACCTATTGGAACCCCAAAATAGCATTGGGATGGAAAAAGTAAGCAAAGAATATTTTGACAACCTTTTGTCAAGATCGTTCTTTCAACAATCTATAAAGGGTGATAAATCACAATGTCTCACAATGCATTACCTTGTGCATGATTTTGCTACTTATATTGCTGGAAAATTTTATTGTAGGCTGGAAGATAGCAACTCAATTAAGGATCCAGAGGAGATTAGACATTGTTCATACATGGATGTATGCTTCTCTGGTGACAAGAAGtataaagatttaaaaagaGCTAAGCATCTACGAACTCTTCTCTCATTATCATCATTGCAATTGGATTTTAACAAAAGAGAATTGAAGTCAAACAATTTGGCATTGGCAAAGTTGTTGCCAGCATTTAAATGTTTAAGAGCACTCTCTTTGCTCAACTCTTGTATCTCAAAGTTGCCTGATTCAATTGGGGATTTGAAGCTCCTAAAATATTTGAACTTATCAAGAAGTAAAATCGAAGAGATCCCTGAAACACTTTGCACTCTGTACAATTTACAAACACTACTTTTGAAGGAATGTAGAAGGCTTAGGAAGCTACCAAGCAAGATGGGAATGCTAATCAATTTGCGTCATCTTGATATTTCATAG